The Coffea arabica cultivar ET-39 chromosome 8e, Coffea Arabica ET-39 HiFi, whole genome shotgun sequence genome window below encodes:
- the LOC140012605 gene encoding 3-isopropylmalate dehydratase small subunit 1-like: MAASASIIPSNPTATAKFCTTSTAATTPLSPPSVLKFPSISPNYPSTKPLISHSALPHFQHKPLSAVSPPNASTTPPPAATASTFHGVCYVVGDNIDTDQIIPAEYLTLVPSNPEEYKKLGSYALIGLPSSYQTRFVEPGQFKSNYSIVIGGDNFGCGSSREHAPVALGAAGVAAVVAESYARIFFRNSVATGEIYPLESEGRLCEECRTGDVVTIEVADNKLINHTTGKEYKLKPIGDAGPVIEAGGIFAYARKTGMIPA, translated from the coding sequence ATGGCGGCTTCAGCTTCAATCATCCCATCAAACCCAACCGCCACTGCCAAATTTTGCACCACCTCAACCGCTGCCACCACCCCTCTCTCCCCACCCTCCGTCCTCAAATTCCCCTCAATTTCCCCAAACTACCCCTCCACTAAACCCCTCATTTCCCATTCTGCTCTTCCCCATTTCCAACACAAGCCCCTTTCCGCCGTTTCTCCCCCCAACGCCTCCACTACTCCTCCTCCCGCCGCCACCGCTTCCACCTTTCACGGCGTCTGCTACGTTGTCGGGGACAACATAGACACCGACCAAATCATTCCCGCTGAGTATCTTACCCTGGTCCCCTCCAACCCGGAAGAATACAAAAAGCTCGGGTCCTATGCTCTAATCGGACTTCCCTCTTCCTACCAGACCCGTTTTGTTGAACCCGGCCAATTCAAATCGAATTACTCCATCGTCATCGGTGGTGATAATTTCGGATGTGGGTCTTCCCGTGAGCACGCCCCGGTGGCGCTAGGGGCGGCAGGAGTGGCAGCGGTGGTGGCGGAATCTTATGCGAGGATTTTCTTCAGGAATTCTGTGGCGACTGGAGAAATTTATCCATTGGAATCAGAAGGGAGACTGTGTGAGGAATGTAGGACTGGAGATGTGGTGACAATTGAGGTTGCGGATAACAAATTGATCAATCATACCACTGGGAAAGAGTATAAGTTGAAGCCCATTGGGGATGCTGGCCCGGTAATTGAAGCTGGTGGAATATTTGCTTATGCCCGAAAAACTGGGATGATTCCTGCGTAG